One window of the Anopheles cruzii chromosome 2, idAnoCruzAS_RS32_06, whole genome shotgun sequence genome contains the following:
- the LOC128275582 gene encoding uncharacterized protein LOC128275582, whose product MRWFVVLLSLCGGLWARDIPSVDWQDGGPIDDLPVEVPQIDGYATGCAVRLNGDLPQLQPLILVPGTENFRYPSTNSGILNLDAGETLELACATGFALFPERSSILVTCVINDQFNYDSKMHPFIDFGCTANWRSVARTTVRRCYNDATIVEVGFELGVGRFPRVMEICHDSVRFDNHYVVYEFTPANAGFQTGVARPGWIQGSFYTGVNVNTLYTVNMQRETIATILNSQQRADELVQTTNNGIYMARGHIAARADFVYAPQQNATFWFLNVAPQWQNFNAGNWERIEASSKTFVASRNIHVRVYSGTYGVQTQADGNGDHREIFLDFDGNGRQRLQAPKVYYKILHNEAANLGIVLIGVNNVHIPIDTIRRDYIFCTDVSSRIGWINWDRENLARGYSYACEVNEFNRVTGHLPHLNVASLLI is encoded by the exons ATGAGGTGGTTTGTGGTGCTACTTTCGCTCTGCGGCGGATTGTGGGCGAGAGATATTCCTTCAGTTGACTGGCAAGATGGTGGTCCCATAGACGACTTACCGGTTGAAGTTCCACAGATCGACGGTTACG CTACTGGTTGCGCCGTGCGGCTGAACGGAGATCTTCCGCAACTGCAGCCCCTGATATTGGTGCCCGGGACAGAGAACTTTCGGTACCCGAGCACGAACAGTGGCATCCTTAACCTGGATGCAGGAGAAACGCTTGAGCTGGCATGCGCCACCGGCTTTGCGCTGTTCCCCGAGAGAAGCTCCATCCTGGTGACGTGCGTTATAAACGATCAGTTCAACTATGACAGCAAGATGCATCCGTTCATCGACTTTGGCTGTACGGCCAATTGGCGTAGCGTGGCTCGAACTACGGTGCGGCGCTGTTACAACGATGCGACGATCGTGGAAGTCGGTTTTGAGCTGGGCGTGGGTCGGTTTCCCAGGGTGATGGAAATATGCcacgattcggttcggttcgacaACCATTACGTGGTGTACGAGTTCACTCCGGCGAACGCCGGTTTCCAGACGGGTGTGGCCCGTCCCGGATGGATCCAGGGTAGCTTCTACACGGGCGTTAACGTAAACACGCTGTACACGGTCAATATGCAACGCGAAACGATTGCCACCATCCTCAACTCACAGCAACGGGCGGATGAGCTGGTCCAGACGACCAACAACGGGATCTACATGGCGCGCGGCCATATTGCGGCCCGTGCCGACTTTGTGTACGCTCCGCAGCAGAACGCCACCTTCTGGTTCCTGAATGTCGCACCGCAGTGGCAAAACTTTAACGCCGGAAACTGGGAGCGGATTGAGGCTTCGTCCAAGACGTTCGTTGCCTCGCGCAACATCCACGTTCGGGTGTACAGTGGAACCTATGGGGTGCAAACGCAAGCCGACGGAAACGGAGACCACCGGGAGATTTTCCTCGACTTTGACGGCAACGGGCGGCAACGGTTGCAGGCACCGAAGGTTTACTACAAGATCCTGCACAATGAAGCCGCCAACTTGGGCATCGTTTTGATCGGGGTGAACAACGTGCACATTCCGATTGATACGATTCGACGAGATTACATTTTCTGCACGGACGTCAGCTCGCGGATCGGGTGGATCAACTGGGACCGGGAAAATCTTGCCCGTGGCTACTCGTACGCATGTGAGGTGAATGAATTCAATCGGGTTACTGGCCACCTTCCACACCTAAACGTTGCTAGTTTGTTGATCTAA
- the LOC128275682 gene encoding uncharacterized protein LOC128275682, with product MSLLKVFAATCLLGITSGVLGRTAPEKSVRQNGTPEPLILVPGTERYWYPVNETRWIEFPEGAAVELVCQNGFNLFPTRNSITLECLYGENFQFLGQLIAFRVLSCTSYWLSSSRVTQERCFQDSVIVQVGFDLGANRWVNVFEVCHDEKLYHTHFVRHKMSRFNGGYQSGNPRPGWYQGNHYLDVNINNLYTVNKQRETIGEILGSTARADELVQNTDNGIYMARGHIAARVDFVYGTEQNATFWFLNAAPQWQNFNAINWERVESSVRNFVGQRHINLTVYSGTHGVLSLADGNGDYREIMLDFNPTEGTQRVPAPKLYYKILHDESANAGIAIVGVNNVHIPLEVVLRDYVVCEDIGDQVDWIDWERKNLTIGYSYACEVNEFNAAIGRPHPQLNVAKLLTGGAMRVVGLSLGIMYATLMLHGVLLFAHRGGA from the exons ATGTCGTTGCTGAAGGTCTTCGCTGCGACGTGCCTACTGGGCATCACTTCCGGTGTTCTAGGTCGTACGGCTCCCGAAAAATCCGTGAGACAGAACGGTACGCCCGAG CCACTGATCCTGGTTCCGGGAACGGAAAGGTACTGGTATCCGGTAAACGAAACCCGCTGGATCGAGTTCCCCGAGGGCGCCGCCGTGGAGCTGGTGTGTCAGAATGGGTTCAACCTGTTTCCGACTCGCAACTCGATCACGCTCGAGTGCCTTTATGGTGAAAATTTTCAATTCTTAGGCCAGTTGATCGCGTTTCGGGTGCTGTCCTGCACGTCCTACTGGCTCAGCTCGTCTCGAGTGACCCAGGAGCGGTGCTTCCAGGACTCGGTGATCGTGCAGGTGGGCTTCGATTTGGGAGCCAACCGGTGGGTGAACGTGTTCGAAGTTTGTCACGATGAAAAGCTGTACCACACGCACTTTGTGCGCCACAAAATGTCTCGCTTCAACGGTGGCTACCAGTCGGGCAATCCGCGTCCCGGCTGGTACCAGGGTAACCACTACCTCGATGTCAACATTAACAACCTTTACACCGTGAATAAACAGCGCGAAACGATCGGCGAGATCCTCGGCTCCACGGCCCGAGCCGACGAGCTGGTCCAGAACACTGACAACGGGATCTACATGGCCCGCGGGCACATTGCGGCCCGTGTGGACTTTGTGTACGGTACGGAGCAGAACGCCACCTTCTGGTTCCTGAATGCCGCCCCACAGTGGCAGAACTTTAACGCCATCAACTGGGAGCGCGTGGAGTCGTCGGTGCGCAACTTCGTCGGACAGCGCCACATAAACCTGACCGTGTATAGTGGCACGCACGGAGTGCTGTCATTAGCCGACGGTAACGGGGATTATCGGGAGATTATGCTCGACTTTAACCCTACGGAGGGCACACAGCGGGTTCCGGCCCCGAAGCTGTACTACAAGATTCTGCACGACGAGAGCGCCAACGCAGGCATTGCGATCGTTGGCGTTAACAACGTACACATCCCGCTCGAGGTGGTCCTGCGAGATTACGTGGTGTGCGAGGATATCGGGGATCAGGTCGATTGGATTGACTGGGAGCGCAAGAACCTCACGATCGGGTACAGTTACGCATGCGAGGTGAACGAATTCAATGCCGccatcggccggccgcacCCACAGCTGAACGTGGCCAAACTGCTGACGGGTGGGGCGATGCGGGTGGTCGGGCTTTCACTCGGGATCATGTACGCCACCCTGATGCTGCATGGTGTTCTGCTTTTCGCGCACCGTGGCGGGGCGTAA
- the LOC128278312 gene encoding uncharacterized protein LOC128278312, whose protein sequence is MQWLWCLVVVCTFGRLAHGQDLHQDIPVEVPEVDYGNFATACSVRLTGDLPRPQPLILIPGSDQFRYPSSNGGVLQLNAGETLELACQQGFQLFPGKSSITVACVINDQFNYDSQMYAFRNFACTDNWFSTARRTAQRCFNSATMVEIGFQVGSRFAKFLDVCHDEVTLDNHYVVHEFTPANAGFQTGVPRPGWYQGSFYTGININGLYTVNTQRATLATILNSQARANELVQGTDNGLFMARGHIAARADFIYGTQQNGTFWFLNAAPQWQNFNAGNWERIESAAKTFVANRNIRVRVYGGTYGVQTIANGNGDHRQIFLDFDANGRTRVRAPMVYYKILHNEAANSGIVLIGVNNVHISLAEIRRDYIFCTDVSSRIGWINWERENVALGYSYACEVNEFNRVTGHLPNLNVGSLLI, encoded by the exons ATGCAGTGGCTGTGGTGTCTTGTGGTGGTGTGTACCTTCGGCCGGTTGGCCCACGGCCAAGACCTGCACCAGGATATTCCGGTCGAGGTACCGGAAGTCGACTATGGAAACTTTG CTACCGCCTGCTCGGTACGGTTGACTGGAGATCTTCCCCGGCCCCAACCACTGATCCTGATCCCTGGATCGGACCAGTTCCGCTACCCCAGCTCGAACGGCGGCGTGCTACAGCTTAATGCTGGCGAAACGTTGGAACTGGCTTGCCAGCAAGGATTCCAACTGTTTCCGGGCAAAAGCTCGATCACGGTGGCGTGTGTCATCAACGATCAGTTCAACTACGACAGTCAGATGTACGCGTTCCGCAACTTTGCCTGCACGGATAACTGGTTCAGCACCGCGCGCCGGACCGCTCAGCGATGCTTCAACTCAGCCACGATGGTTGAGATTGGCTTCCAGGTTGGCTCCCGGTTCGCCAAGTTTCTGGACGTGTGCCACGACGAAGTAACACTGGACAACCATTACGTGGTGCACGAGTTTACGCCCGCGAATGCCGGCTTCCAGACCGGTGTTCCTCGGCCCGGCTGGTACCAAGGATCGTTCTACACCGGCATCAACATCAACGGACTGTACACGGTCAACACGCAACGTGCGACGCTAGCCACCATCCTTAACTCGCAAGCCCGAGCCAATGAGCTCGTTCAGGGCACGGACAACGGGCTCTTTATGGCCCGCGGACATATTGCGGCCCGGGCGGACTTTATCTACGGCACCCAGCAGAACGGAACGTTCTGGTTCCTGAATGCTGCCCCGCAGTGGCAAAACTTTAACGCCGGAAACTGGGAACGGATCGAGTCCGCTGCGAAAACTTTTGTGGCCAACCGCAACATCCGGGTGCGCGTGTACGGTGGAACCTACGGAGTGCAGACCATCGCCAACGGAAACGGCGATCATCGGCAGATCTTCCTTGACTTTGACGCCAACGGTAGGACGAGGGTGCGCGCTCCGATGGTGTACTACAAGATCCTGCACAATGAAGCCGCCAATTCGGGCATCGTCCTGATCGGAGTGAACAACGTGCATATATCGCTGGCGGAGATCCGACGGGATTACATTTTCTGCACGGACGTTAGCTCGCGGATCGGGTGGATCAACTGGGAGCGCGAGAATGTTGCCCTCGGGTACTCGTATGCGTGCGAGGTGAACGAGTTCAACCGAGTGACTGGCCACCTGCCGAACCTGAATGTTGGCAGCTTGCTTATCTGA